From the genome of Paraburkholderia flava, one region includes:
- a CDS encoding error-prone DNA polymerase, with amino-acid sequence MQPSAHSLPAYAELFCLSNFSFLHGASHAEELVERAVQLGYAGLAITDECSFAGAVRAHVAAKAAGLPLVIGSYFRLVHADGSPAFGLILLAQNREGYGNLSELITLARQRAPKGEYRLTPQDLSRPEPEYGHLRGMPDCLAILVPEFPAHEDKLDAQLEWLGETFPDRARCGLILHQRAMDDIHRGAVEYVAQRHSVPVVALGHVVMHVRSRKPLQDTLTAIRIGRPVHECGYALAPNAEQHLRSRLRLANLYPEHALQETVALLKRCSFLLSDLRYEYPDEIIPAGYTPSAWLRQETYVGAHQRFPGGIPHDVQKQLEYELQLIGDLEYEPYFLTVYDIVRYARSQNILCQGRGSAANSAVCYCLGITEVDPARGNLLFERFISRERGEPPDIDVDFEHQRREEVIQYIYSKYGRDRAAIAAAVSTYRPRGALRETGKALGVDPQIVDAVAKTHHWFDTRAQLLERFEECGLDPNTQLIQLWASLASQLLGFPRHLSQHSGGFVISRGKLTRLVPVENAAMVDRSVIQWDKDDLESLGLLKVDVLALGMLSAIRRTLDLVSERRGERVHMQDIPAEDKATYDMICRADTIGVFQIESRAQMSMLPRLQPREFYDLVIEVAIVRPGPIQGGAVHPYLRRRQKIDTVSYPSDDLKVALERTMGVPIFQEQVMQIAVIAAGFTRGESDELRRAMAAWKRKGNLEKYYDKIVNGMLERGYQKSFADAIFAQIKGFGEYGFPESHAASFALLVYTSSWLKCHEPEAFLAALLNSLPMGFYSSSQLIQDAQRHGVTVLPADVMVSNWESSLEYQADAQRPAVRLGLSLLQGMRVEAAERIGLARTVKAFSSTADLGRRAQLDRHDFHVLARANALVSLADGRRSALWQSVVAVPDKDLLAAASVDDQTPDLGCASEGDEIRSDYQSMGLTLRRHPVALLRPQLDAKKLMPATTLNTYPNGRLARGCGLVTVRQRPGTAKGVIFMTIEDETGNVNVIIRPVLLEKQRKEVLSAGLLAVFGVWQSVDGVRHLVAKRLVDLSHLLRDLPTVSRNFH; translated from the coding sequence ATGCAACCGTCCGCCCATTCGTTGCCGGCTTATGCCGAGCTGTTCTGCCTGTCGAATTTTTCGTTCCTGCATGGCGCGTCGCATGCGGAGGAACTGGTCGAGCGCGCGGTGCAACTCGGCTATGCAGGGCTCGCGATCACCGACGAATGTTCGTTCGCCGGCGCCGTGCGCGCGCATGTCGCGGCGAAGGCGGCCGGCCTGCCGCTTGTCATCGGTTCGTATTTCCGGCTTGTCCATGCGGACGGCTCACCCGCGTTCGGGCTGATCCTGCTCGCGCAGAATCGCGAGGGATACGGCAACCTGTCCGAGCTGATCACGCTCGCGCGCCAACGCGCGCCGAAGGGCGAATACCGGCTCACGCCGCAAGACCTGTCGCGACCCGAGCCCGAGTACGGCCATCTGCGCGGCATGCCCGACTGCCTCGCGATCCTCGTGCCCGAGTTTCCCGCGCATGAAGACAAACTGGACGCGCAACTCGAATGGCTCGGCGAAACGTTCCCTGATCGCGCAAGGTGCGGACTGATCCTGCATCAGCGCGCGATGGACGACATCCATCGCGGCGCCGTTGAATACGTCGCGCAGCGTCACAGCGTGCCGGTCGTCGCGCTCGGTCACGTCGTGATGCACGTGCGCTCGCGCAAACCGCTGCAGGACACGCTCACCGCGATCCGCATCGGTCGCCCCGTGCATGAATGCGGCTACGCGCTCGCGCCGAATGCCGAACAGCATCTGCGCTCACGGCTGCGGCTCGCGAATCTGTACCCGGAACACGCGCTCCAGGAGACCGTCGCCCTGCTGAAGCGCTGCTCGTTCCTGCTCAGCGATCTGCGTTACGAATATCCCGACGAGATCATCCCCGCCGGCTACACGCCGAGCGCGTGGCTGCGACAGGAAACTTATGTTGGCGCGCACCAGCGTTTTCCGGGCGGCATTCCTCATGACGTGCAGAAGCAGCTCGAATACGAACTCCAACTGATCGGCGATCTCGAATACGAACCGTACTTTCTGACGGTCTACGACATCGTCCGTTATGCGCGCAGTCAGAACATCCTGTGTCAAGGACGCGGCTCGGCGGCCAACTCCGCGGTCTGCTATTGCCTCGGCATCACCGAGGTCGATCCGGCGCGCGGCAACCTGCTGTTCGAACGCTTCATCAGTCGCGAGCGCGGCGAGCCGCCCGACATCGACGTCGACTTCGAGCACCAGCGGCGCGAAGAAGTGATCCAGTACATCTACAGCAAGTACGGCCGCGACCGCGCCGCGATCGCGGCTGCCGTGTCCACCTACCGGCCGCGCGGTGCGCTGCGCGAAACCGGCAAGGCGCTCGGCGTTGACCCGCAGATCGTCGATGCGGTCGCGAAGACGCATCACTGGTTCGATACGCGCGCGCAACTGCTCGAGCGTTTCGAAGAATGCGGACTCGACCCGAACACGCAGCTGATCCAGTTATGGGCGTCGCTCGCATCGCAACTGCTTGGGTTTCCGCGACATCTGTCGCAGCACTCGGGCGGCTTCGTGATCAGCCGCGGCAAACTCACGCGGCTCGTGCCGGTAGAGAACGCCGCGATGGTCGATCGCAGTGTGATCCAGTGGGACAAGGACGATCTCGAATCGCTCGGGTTGCTGAAAGTCGACGTGCTCGCGCTCGGCATGCTGTCCGCGATTCGCCGCACGCTCGACCTTGTATCGGAACGGCGCGGCGAGCGTGTCCACATGCAGGACATTCCTGCCGAAGACAAAGCTACCTACGACATGATCTGCCGTGCCGACACGATCGGCGTGTTCCAGATCGAATCGCGCGCGCAGATGTCGATGTTGCCGAGACTACAGCCGCGAGAATTCTACGACCTCGTGATCGAAGTCGCGATCGTGAGGCCGGGGCCGATTCAGGGTGGTGCTGTGCATCCGTACTTGCGGCGGCGGCAGAAGATCGACACCGTCAGCTATCCGAGCGACGATCTAAAGGTCGCGCTGGAACGCACGATGGGCGTGCCGATTTTTCAGGAACAGGTGATGCAGATCGCCGTCATCGCGGCGGGCTTTACACGGGGCGAGTCCGACGAACTACGCCGCGCGATGGCCGCGTGGAAACGCAAGGGCAACCTGGAGAAGTACTACGACAAGATCGTCAACGGCATGCTCGAGCGTGGCTACCAGAAGTCGTTTGCAGATGCGATCTTCGCGCAGATCAAAGGCTTCGGCGAGTATGGATTTCCGGAGAGTCACGCGGCCAGTTTCGCGCTGCTGGTGTACACGAGTAGCTGGCTCAAGTGCCATGAGCCAGAGGCATTTCTCGCCGCGTTGCTGAACAGCCTGCCGATGGGTTTCTATTCGTCGTCGCAGCTCATTCAGGATGCGCAGCGCCATGGAGTGACGGTCTTGCCTGCCGACGTCATGGTTAGCAATTGGGAATCGTCGCTGGAGTATCAAGCCGATGCTCAACGTCCAGCGGTCAGGTTAGGCCTCTCCCTTCTGCAGGGGATGCGTGTGGAGGCTGCTGAGCGCATCGGCTTGGCACGAACCGTTAAGGCTTTCTCGTCTACGGCTGATCTGGGAAGACGAGCTCAGCTGGATCGGCATGATTTTCATGTCCTGGCGAGAGCCAATGCTCTCGTGTCGCTGGCGGATGGACGACGGAGTGCCTTGTGGCAATCCGTCGTTGCCGTGCCGGATAAGGATCTTCTGGCTGCAGCCAGTGTGGATGATCAAACGCCTGACCTCGGATGCGCATCAGAAGGAGATGAAATACGGAGCGATTATCAATCCATGGGATTGACACTTCGACGGCATCCCGTGGCACTTTTACGGCCGCAGCTCGATGCGAAGAAGCTGATGCCCGCGACAACGTTGAACACTTATCCGAATGGTCGGCTCGCGCGTGGATGCGGGTTGGTCACCGTGCGACAACGGCCGGGAACCGCGAAGGGCGTGATCTTCATGACGATTGAGGATGAAACCGGGAACGTGAACGTAATTATCCGGCCCGTCCTGCTGGAAAAGCAGCGTAAGGAAGTTCTCAGTGCAGGATTGCTGGCGGTATTCGGCGTGTGGCAAAGCGTCGATGGCGTGCGGCATCTGGTTGCCAAACGCCTGGTAGATCTGTCGCATCTTCTTCGAGATTTGCCGACAGTCAGCCGGAATTTTCATTAG
- the imuA gene encoding translesion DNA synthesis-associated protein ImuA, with protein MPSPTPHPEDLHPSLWRASQLARHTARTLDTGYAALSAELPGGGWPIGALVDLLVQQPGVGEMRLLSPALGALGAANATGKRPIALVQPPHVPNGLGLDYIGLPLKQLMLVNAKTTGDALWATEQILRAGSCGALLLWIERVPVSSLRRLHLAAQSSDTLFVAMRPLAAAADTSPALLRLALRATGEGLAVDIVKRRGPLRTDPLPLPLQPTPILLSRHARTARRSPAPVAARSLQAEVAA; from the coding sequence ATGCCCTCACCCACGCCTCATCCGGAAGATCTGCACCCGTCGCTCTGGCGGGCGTCGCAGCTTGCACGCCACACCGCGCGCACGCTCGACACCGGCTATGCGGCGCTGTCGGCGGAACTGCCCGGCGGCGGCTGGCCGATCGGTGCGCTGGTCGATCTGCTGGTCCAGCAGCCGGGCGTTGGTGAAATGCGGCTGTTGAGTCCGGCGCTCGGCGCACTCGGGGCAGCCAATGCCACCGGTAAGCGGCCCATCGCGCTGGTCCAGCCGCCCCATGTGCCGAACGGACTGGGGCTCGACTATATCGGCCTGCCGCTCAAGCAGTTGATGCTGGTCAACGCCAAAACCACCGGCGACGCGCTGTGGGCCACGGAACAAATCCTGCGCGCCGGCAGTTGCGGCGCGCTGCTGCTGTGGATAGAACGCGTGCCCGTATCGTCGCTGCGGCGGCTTCATCTGGCCGCACAGTCGTCAGATACGCTTTTCGTGGCGATGCGTCCGCTCGCCGCCGCGGCGGATACGTCGCCCGCGTTGCTACGGCTCGCGCTGCGAGCCACCGGCGAAGGTCTCGCCGTCGATATCGTCAAGCGACGAGGTCCGTTGCGCACGGACCCGCTGCCGCTTCCCCTTCAACCCACCCCTATTCTGCTTTCCCGTCATGCGCGCACTGCTCGCCGTTCACCTGCCCCGGTTGCAGCTCGAAGTCTTCAGGCCGAAGTGGCTGCCTGA
- a CDS encoding Lrp/AsnC family transcriptional regulator, producing MRTNRPPTTLDTTDRAMLRLLQEDGGLSNAALSEQLSLSVTPCWRRRKRLEDEGVIRGYQANLDRRRLGFDVLAFVHVRFQSHGDNAPDRFEKAVAKLPEVLSCHKVTGDADYLLQVLAADLDSYGDFVERVLRKQPGVASIQSSLALREVKSTSHVPVPDDLSRPARRS from the coding sequence ATGAGAACGAATCGCCCTCCCACCACACTCGACACAACCGATCGGGCAATGCTGCGTCTGTTGCAGGAAGACGGCGGGCTGTCGAACGCTGCGTTGAGCGAACAGCTCTCGCTCAGCGTGACGCCGTGCTGGCGAAGAAGAAAACGTCTGGAGGACGAAGGCGTGATCCGCGGCTATCAGGCGAATCTGGACCGGCGGCGGCTCGGCTTCGATGTGCTGGCGTTCGTGCACGTGCGCTTCCAGTCGCATGGTGACAACGCGCCAGACCGCTTCGAAAAGGCGGTCGCGAAGTTGCCGGAAGTGCTGTCGTGCCACAAGGTGACCGGCGACGCGGATTATCTGCTGCAGGTGCTGGCCGCCGATCTCGACAGCTACGGCGATTTCGTCGAACGCGTGCTGCGCAAACAGCCTGGCGTCGCATCGATCCAGTCGAGCCTCGCATTACGTGAGGTGAAATCGACGAGCCACGTGCCGGTGCCCGACGATCTATCGCGTCCGGCGCGGCGTAGTTGA
- a CDS encoding Y-family DNA polymerase, with translation MRALLAVHLPRLQLEVFRPKWLPEPAHGCAVLEQDRVLVASRAARTAGIRPGMKRGGVLTLEPGVEMFERDPAREADAQQAVAVALMKFSPEVALTEEATIIVDVSASLRLFGGVLRLCHEAKTLLATLGFSARVSLAPTGQGAWLLAKHGNRRLLKMRSLEQRLAALPLASVPEVRPFIDWFTGLGCETIADVRRLPRAGLQRRCGEHLLDSLDRAFGTAPELFDWLELPPVFSARIELPDRLEHTEGALFAAHRLIVQLCGWLCAKQLAVTSVQLLLEHERGRQAIAPTEIGIALGEPAWHEEHLVRLIRERLARVELAAPVIALRLDASQVQAAAPASTTLFPEPGGSAEDHARLVELLVARLGEENVLRPAPLSDHRPEIANRWVPLGQTVSAATQHTSPSTGLPRPTWLLKKPVQLLMRKERPFYGSPLKMVSPGERIETGWFDEQLVSRDYFVAQADDQSCYWIYRKRPSSQDDKEPHWFLHGLFG, from the coding sequence ATGCGCGCACTGCTCGCCGTTCACCTGCCCCGGTTGCAGCTCGAAGTCTTCAGGCCGAAGTGGCTGCCTGAGCCGGCGCACGGTTGCGCGGTACTTGAGCAGGACCGGGTGCTCGTCGCCAGCCGCGCCGCACGCACGGCCGGCATTCGCCCCGGCATGAAGCGCGGCGGCGTGCTCACGCTCGAACCCGGTGTCGAGATGTTCGAGCGCGACCCGGCACGCGAAGCCGATGCACAGCAGGCAGTCGCGGTCGCGTTGATGAAGTTCTCGCCCGAGGTCGCGCTGACCGAAGAGGCCACGATCATCGTCGACGTCAGCGCGAGCCTGCGTCTGTTCGGCGGCGTGCTGCGGCTGTGCCACGAAGCGAAGACGCTGCTCGCCACGCTCGGCTTCAGCGCACGCGTGAGTCTCGCGCCGACTGGCCAGGGTGCATGGCTGCTCGCGAAGCACGGCAATCGCCGGCTCCTGAAAATGCGCTCGCTCGAACAGCGGCTCGCCGCGCTGCCGCTCGCATCGGTCCCCGAGGTGCGGCCGTTTATCGACTGGTTTACCGGGCTCGGTTGCGAGACGATCGCCGACGTGCGCAGGCTGCCGCGCGCCGGACTGCAACGTCGCTGTGGCGAGCATCTGCTCGACTCGCTCGATCGCGCATTCGGCACCGCGCCCGAACTGTTCGACTGGCTCGAACTGCCGCCCGTTTTTTCTGCGCGCATCGAGTTGCCCGACCGCCTCGAGCACACTGAGGGCGCGCTCTTCGCTGCGCATCGACTGATCGTCCAGTTATGCGGCTGGCTCTGCGCGAAACAGCTCGCGGTCACCAGTGTGCAGTTGCTGCTCGAACATGAACGAGGACGCCAGGCCATTGCGCCCACTGAGATCGGCATCGCGCTCGGCGAGCCCGCATGGCATGAGGAGCATCTGGTCCGGCTGATCCGCGAACGGCTCGCGCGTGTCGAACTGGCCGCGCCCGTCATCGCACTGCGGCTCGACGCATCGCAGGTGCAGGCCGCCGCGCCCGCTTCGACCACGCTGTTCCCCGAGCCCGGCGGCTCGGCGGAAGATCACGCGCGGCTCGTCGAACTGCTGGTCGCGCGGCTCGGCGAAGAGAACGTGCTGCGTCCTGCGCCGCTTTCCGATCATCGGCCGGAAATCGCCAACCGCTGGGTGCCGCTCGGCCAGACTGTGTCGGCGGCGACGCAACACACATCGCCATCTACCGGATTGCCGCGCCCCACCTGGCTGTTGAAAAAGCCCGTGCAGTTGCTGATGCGCAAGGAGCGGCCGTTTTACGGTTCGCCACTGAAAATGGTTTCTCCCGGCGAGCGCATCGAGACCGGCTGGTTCGATGAACAACTCGTCTCGCGCGACTACTTCGTCGCCCAGGCCGACGATCAATCCTGCTACTGGATCTATCGCAAGCGCCCCAGTAGCCAGGACGACAAGGAACCCCACTGGTTCCTGCACGGACTCTTCGGGTGA
- a CDS encoding histone deacetylase family protein, which produces MLTVFSDTHRLHYGIELKDGLIAKSFENPQRAETVLARVRATGLGDVIDARPYDRSHYVGAHSERYVRFLETAWDEWSATGRTHDALPLVWPVRSLRDDIEPAFIDGRLGYYAMDAGSPIAAHTWEAVRGSANVALTGMDVVSAGARGAFALCRPPGHHAAHEYMGGYCYLNNAAIAAQRGLVQGAHRVAVLDVDFHHGNGTQDIFYDRADAMFVSLHGDPSVSFPYFSGFADEQGRGDGLGFNANYPLPKGTDWTRYRDALADAGRRLSTYAPDLLVVSLGVDTFEGDPISHFALATDDFVRLGEAIAALGMPTLFVMEGGYMVDEIGTNAVNVLLGFEGRVG; this is translated from the coding sequence ATGCTTACCGTATTCAGCGACACGCATCGTTTGCACTACGGCATCGAGCTCAAAGACGGCCTGATTGCCAAGTCCTTCGAAAATCCGCAGCGCGCGGAGACCGTGCTTGCCCGCGTGCGCGCGACCGGTCTTGGCGACGTGATCGACGCGCGGCCATACGACCGCTCGCACTACGTCGGCGCGCACAGCGAACGCTACGTGCGCTTTCTCGAAACAGCGTGGGACGAATGGTCCGCGACCGGCCGCACGCACGACGCGTTGCCGCTCGTCTGGCCGGTGCGTTCATTGCGCGACGACATCGAGCCCGCGTTCATCGACGGCAGGCTCGGCTACTACGCGATGGACGCCGGCTCGCCGATCGCCGCGCACACGTGGGAAGCGGTGCGCGGCAGCGCGAACGTCGCGCTGACCGGCATGGACGTCGTATCGGCCGGCGCGCGTGGCGCATTTGCGTTGTGCCGTCCGCCTGGTCATCACGCGGCGCATGAGTACATGGGTGGCTACTGTTATCTGAACAACGCGGCGATTGCTGCGCAGCGCGGGCTTGTGCAAGGCGCGCACCGGGTCGCAGTACTCGACGTCGATTTTCATCATGGCAACGGCACGCAGGACATTTTCTACGATCGCGCCGACGCGATGTTCGTATCGCTGCATGGCGACCCGAGCGTGTCGTTTCCGTACTTCTCCGGTTTCGCCGATGAGCAGGGGCGCGGTGATGGGCTCGGCTTCAATGCGAACTATCCGTTGCCGAAGGGTACGGACTGGACGCGTTATCGCGATGCGCTTGCTGATGCCGGTCGACGTCTGTCAACCTATGCACCGGATCTGCTCGTCGTGTCGCTTGGCGTCGATACGTTCGAGGGCGATCCGATCAGCCACTTCGCGCTGGCCACCGACGACTTCGTTCGACTCGGCGAAGCGATCGCGGCGCTTGGTATGCCGACGCTGTTTGTGATGGAGGGTGGCTATATGGTCGATGAGATTGGGACGAATGCGGTTAACGTGCTGCTGGGGTTTGAGGGGCGGGTGGGGTGA